In a single window of the Pirellulales bacterium genome:
- a CDS encoding DNA cytosine methyltransferase, translated as MLALPEKTVCEFFAGIGLVHEGLRPGGWRCVYAGDIDPKKHDMHRGHYGASDLFHEGDIWNTAEVLERIAVPPALATASFPCTDMSLAGKRRGLAGAQSGALFGFLQVLEALAEERPRMVLLENVPGFLTSHGGEDFAVAVHELADLGYWLDAFLVDARWFVPQSRPRMFVVGYHESILGPPLAIRRESPEWFAVDDAWQQAVRRSGKMRPVNLLRAIQRTELPTGWATVDAGCPPQRQYELADFLDADDAQPWWDAVETDRHVAMMSPRHAREVESLVDDPRRVTLLTAFRRVREGQQRMEVRFDGVAGCLRTPRGGSAKQIVLAAGRGQLRLRWMTPREYARLQGAPDYTLPGNTIQALFGFGDAVCVPAIRWIDEHMLTPVWDGAVERAAQPPVSRRPTVVAVGGSC; from the coding sequence ATGCTTGCTTTGCCGGAAAAAACCGTCTGCGAGTTCTTCGCCGGCATCGGATTGGTTCACGAGGGCCTGCGCCCCGGCGGGTGGCGGTGCGTGTACGCCGGCGACATTGATCCCAAGAAGCACGACATGCACCGCGGCCACTACGGCGCCAGCGACCTGTTTCACGAAGGAGACATCTGGAACACCGCGGAGGTCCTCGAGCGAATCGCCGTGCCGCCGGCGTTGGCGACCGCGTCGTTCCCCTGCACCGATATGTCGCTGGCCGGCAAGCGCCGCGGGCTGGCCGGCGCGCAAAGCGGCGCCCTGTTCGGGTTTCTCCAAGTGCTCGAAGCCTTGGCCGAGGAACGCCCCCGAATGGTCCTCCTGGAAAACGTGCCGGGGTTTCTCACTTCGCATGGGGGCGAGGATTTCGCCGTTGCGGTTCACGAACTCGCCGACTTAGGATACTGGCTCGACGCGTTCCTGGTCGACGCACGTTGGTTCGTCCCGCAGAGCCGGCCGCGCATGTTCGTCGTCGGCTACCACGAATCGATCCTTGGCCCGCCGCTGGCGATTCGCCGCGAGAGCCCCGAATGGTTCGCCGTCGACGACGCTTGGCAGCAGGCCGTGCGCCGCAGCGGCAAGATGCGGCCCGTAAACCTGTTGCGGGCGATCCAGCGGACCGAACTGCCGACCGGGTGGGCGACCGTCGACGCCGGATGCCCTCCCCAGCGACAGTACGAGCTGGCCGACTTTCTCGACGCCGACGACGCCCAGCCTTGGTGGGACGCCGTCGAGACCGATCGGCATGTCGCGATGATGTCGCCTCGGCATGCCCGAGAGGTCGAGTCGCTGGTGGATGATCCGCGGCGGGTGACGCTGCTCACGGCGTTTCGGCGGGTGCGCGAGGGACAGCAGCGGATGGAGGTCCGCTTCGACGGAGTCGCGGGTTGCCTGCGCACTCCCCGCGGCGGCAGCGCCAAGCAAATCGTGCTGGCTGCGGGGCGCGGTCAATTGCGGCTCCGCTGGATGACTCCCCGCGAATACGCCCGCCTGCAAGGGGCGCCCGACTACACCCTGCCCGGCAACACGATCCAGGCGCTGTTCGGCTTCGGCGACGCGGTTTGCGTTCCGGCGATCCGCTGGATCGACGAGCACATGCTCACCCCGGTTTGGGATGGAGCGGTCGAGCGCGCCGCACAACCGCCCGTCAGCCGGCGACCAACCGTCGTCGCAGTCGGGGGGAGTTGTTAG
- the vsr gene encoding DNA mismatch endonuclease Vsr: MDVFTPAVRSRVMRSVKSADTTPELVVRRIVHGLGYRYRLHGRDLPGSPDLVLPRHKKAIFVHGCFWHRHRCPNGQSTPATRVEYWQAKFAKNTARDAANLRRLRRAGWSVLVVWECQTKASKSAALVRRLERFLSQPEAPRLQRKRSSR; the protein is encoded by the coding sequence ATGGACGTCTTTACTCCCGCTGTGCGGAGTCGCGTGATGCGCTCCGTGAAGTCGGCCGACACGACCCCGGAACTCGTCGTGCGGCGGATCGTTCACGGGTTGGGGTATCGTTACCGCCTTCACGGTCGCGACCTGCCGGGCTCGCCGGACTTGGTGCTGCCGCGGCACAAGAAGGCGATTTTCGTCCACGGCTGCTTTTGGCATCGCCACCGCTGCCCGAACGGGCAATCGACCCCCGCGACGCGCGTCGAGTATTGGCAAGCCAAATTCGCCAAGAACACGGCTCGCGACGCCGCCAACCTCCGCCGCCTCCGCCGCGCCGGCTGGAGCGTGTTGGTCGTTTGGGAATGTCAAACGAAGGCCTCCAAGTCCGCTGCGCTGGTCCGTCGCTTGGAACGGTTCTTGTCTCAGCCCGAGGCGCCGAGACTGCAGAGGAAACGCAGTTCACGCTGA
- the mutY gene encoding A/G-specific adenine glycosylase, with protein sequence MNDPLSLSARQRTAFRKKLLAWFAEHARDLPWRRSRDPYRVWLSEVMLQQTTVAAVKPYFERFIAAFPQVQDLAAADEQQVLRMWEGLGYYRRARGLLAAAKKIVAEFDAAFPRDVPTLMTLPGVGRYTAGAVASIAFDAKAPIVEANTIRVLSRLVGYREDPLRTAGQKLLWRVAEDLLPDSDVARFNQAMMELGSLVCTPQAPKCRACPVATYCAANRLSLQDQIPAATRRLEFTAVREAAVVVRSNGSVLMRQCPAGERWEGLWDFPRFPIDAEGPLFVAEELAKKVREQTGVAVAAGPLVKTLKHGVTRYRITLECYEATRSGGRVRSTAERPVRWTPLAELADLPLSVTGRKLAAFVAEKVSRSGAEGPEKKRRV encoded by the coding sequence ATGAACGACCCGCTCTCCCTTTCCGCTCGCCAGCGAACCGCGTTTCGCAAAAAGCTGCTGGCATGGTTCGCAGAGCACGCTCGCGATTTGCCGTGGCGGCGCTCGCGCGATCCGTATCGCGTGTGGCTCAGCGAGGTGATGCTGCAGCAGACGACCGTCGCGGCGGTGAAGCCGTACTTCGAACGGTTCATCGCCGCGTTTCCGCAGGTTCAGGACCTGGCCGCGGCGGACGAACAACAGGTGCTGCGGATGTGGGAGGGGCTGGGGTACTATCGCCGGGCCCGGGGGCTGTTGGCCGCGGCGAAGAAGATCGTCGCCGAATTCGACGCGGCGTTTCCCCGCGACGTGCCGACGCTGATGACGCTGCCCGGCGTGGGGCGCTACACGGCCGGAGCCGTCGCGTCGATCGCGTTTGACGCCAAGGCCCCGATCGTCGAGGCGAACACGATCCGTGTATTAAGCCGGCTCGTCGGCTATCGCGAGGACCCCTTGCGCACCGCGGGGCAGAAGCTGCTGTGGCGCGTCGCCGAGGATCTGCTTCCCGACAGCGACGTCGCCCGGTTCAATCAAGCGATGATGGAACTGGGCTCGCTCGTCTGCACGCCCCAGGCGCCGAAGTGCCGCGCGTGCCCCGTCGCGACGTACTGCGCGGCGAACCGCCTGAGTTTGCAGGATCAAATTCCCGCGGCGACGCGCAGATTGGAGTTCACCGCCGTCCGCGAGGCGGCGGTCGTCGTTCGCTCCAACGGCAGCGTGCTCATGCGCCAATGTCCTGCGGGCGAACGGTGGGAGGGCCTGTGGGATTTCCCGCGGTTTCCGATCGACGCCGAGGGGCCGCTGTTCGTCGCCGAGGAGTTGGCGAAAAAAGTGCGCGAACAGACCGGCGTCGCCGTTGCGGCGGGGCCGCTGGTGAAGACGCTCAAGCACGGCGTGACGCGCTATCGGATCACGCTGGAATGCTACGAAGCGACTCGATCCGGGGGCCGGGTGCGCTCGACCGCGGAACGCCCCGTACGCTGGACGCCGCTGGCGGAACTCGCCGATCTGCCGCTGAGCGTCACCGGCCGCAAGCTGGCGGCGTTCGTTGCCGAGAAGGTCTCGCGCAGCGGCGCCGAGGGACCGGAGAAGAAACGCCGAGTTTGA
- a CDS encoding Gfo/Idh/MocA family oxidoreductase, producing MPLIQAGVIGTGFIGPAHVEALRRLGCVEVAAVAERGQDLAERKAHELNIPKAYGDYKALLADPAIQVVHNCTPNHLHFEVNRDILAAGKHVVSEKPLAMNSDESRELVRLAEAAGVVNAIDFNYRYMPLVQQARAMCQTTGEVGRVLAIHGSYLQDWLHQETDWNWRLVPEMSGDSRAIADIGSHWCDLVQFVTGLKIVRVMADLVTIHPVRKRPKVEVETYAGKVLTPEQLEDVPIHTEDYASVLLEFDSGAHGVMTVNQCAAGRKNRLSFEIDGAECALAWDQETPNELWIGRRSGPNQVMLKDPSLLHESVREYAHYPGGHNEAYPDGPKNLFRNVYGHIAGTRPGGDFATFVDGHNEIAICDAMLASSRERRWVDVAY from the coding sequence ATGCCCCTCATCCAAGCTGGCGTCATCGGCACTGGTTTCATCGGCCCCGCGCATGTCGAGGCGCTGCGCCGGCTGGGATGCGTCGAGGTTGCGGCGGTCGCCGAGCGGGGGCAAGACCTTGCCGAGCGCAAGGCGCACGAGTTGAACATCCCCAAGGCGTACGGCGATTACAAAGCGTTGCTCGCCGACCCCGCCATTCAGGTCGTTCACAACTGCACGCCCAACCACCTTCATTTCGAGGTCAATCGCGACATTCTCGCCGCGGGCAAGCATGTGGTGAGCGAGAAACCGCTGGCGATGAACAGCGACGAATCGCGCGAGCTGGTGCGGCTCGCCGAAGCGGCCGGCGTCGTGAACGCGATCGACTTCAATTACCGCTATATGCCGCTGGTGCAGCAGGCCCGGGCGATGTGCCAAACCACCGGCGAAGTGGGCCGGGTGCTGGCGATCCACGGCAGCTACCTGCAAGACTGGCTCCACCAGGAAACCGACTGGAACTGGCGGCTCGTGCCGGAGATGTCGGGCGACAGCCGCGCGATCGCCGATATCGGCAGCCACTGGTGCGATCTCGTGCAGTTCGTCACGGGGCTGAAGATCGTTCGCGTCATGGCCGATCTGGTGACGATTCACCCAGTGCGGAAACGGCCCAAGGTCGAGGTCGAGACATACGCGGGCAAGGTTCTCACGCCCGAGCAGTTGGAGGACGTGCCGATTCACACCGAGGATTACGCGTCGGTGCTGCTGGAGTTCGACTCGGGCGCCCACGGCGTGATGACGGTGAACCAATGCGCCGCGGGGCGGAAGAATCGGCTGTCGTTCGAGATCGACGGCGCCGAGTGCGCGCTGGCATGGGATCAGGAAACGCCCAACGAGCTATGGATCGGCCGCCGTAGCGGACCGAACCAGGTCATGCTCAAGGATCCGAGCCTGCTGCACGAAAGCGTCCGCGAGTACGCCCACTACCCGGGCGGACACAACGAGGCGTACCCCGACGGCCCCAAGAACCTGTTCCGCAACGTGTACGGGCACATCGCGGGGACGCGCCCCGGGGGAGACTTTGCGACGTTCGTCGACGGCCACAACGAGATCGCCATCTGCGACGCCATGCTCGCCAGCAGCCGCGAGCGGCGGTGGGTCGACGTGGCGTATTGA
- a CDS encoding Uma2 family endonuclease, with product MASVDLANLHAPPVIVVPATKMTLDDYRAWVYSDDFPERGRVTFVNGRVIIDMSPERYDLHVAIKESLNSTLGPLVRQFDRGRYYPDGGLITNATAGVSNEPDALFATWETLESGALAPPAGSVNDDRYMELVGAPDWVCEIVSDSSVEKDTKHLRAAYHKAGIREYWLIDARGEAIDFQLLVRADGGYQGAPLVDGWAYSPVFEREFRLTRERDRLGRWKYDLHHRPRD from the coding sequence ATGGCTTCCGTCGATCTCGCCAACTTGCACGCCCCGCCGGTCATCGTCGTTCCCGCGACGAAAATGACGCTCGACGACTATCGGGCCTGGGTGTACTCCGACGATTTTCCCGAGAGAGGACGAGTCACGTTCGTCAACGGAAGAGTAATTATTGACATGAGCCCGGAGCGTTACGACTTGCATGTGGCGATCAAGGAGTCCCTGAATTCGACATTAGGACCGCTGGTACGGCAATTTGACCGGGGCCGGTATTATCCCGACGGCGGATTGATCACCAACGCGACGGCAGGCGTATCCAACGAACCCGACGCATTGTTTGCAACTTGGGAGACATTGGAGTCTGGAGCCCTTGCGCCTCCGGCGGGGAGCGTCAACGACGATCGCTACATGGAACTCGTCGGCGCCCCCGATTGGGTTTGCGAGATCGTCAGCGATTCGTCCGTCGAGAAAGACACAAAGCACCTTCGCGCAGCCTATCACAAGGCCGGTATTCGCGAATACTGGCTGATCGACGCCCGCGGCGAGGCGATCGACTTTCAATTGCTGGTGCGGGCCGACGGCGGTTATCAAGGGGCCCCGCTCGTCGACGGCTGGGCGTATTCGCCCGTGTTCGAGCGCGAGTTCCGTTTGACCCGCGAGCGGGATCGGCTGGGGCGGTGGAAGTACGACCTGCACCACCGGCCACGGGATTAA
- a CDS encoding Gfo/Idh/MocA family oxidoreductase produces the protein MPAKTLNVALIGYKFMGRAHSQAWRTASRFFDLAAQPVMKVVCGRDAAAVGEFADRWGWEDSATDWREVVARPDVDVVDISTPGSTHCEIAVAAAKAGKHVFCEKPLTFTVAEAREMLAAVRAAGVKHMVNFNYRKTPAVSLAKQMIAAGEIGEIRHARFTYLQDWLVDPQFPMNWRLRADAAGSGAHGDLGAHSIDLARYLVGDIAEAVGMKKTFVTERPAEGTSSGLTATAGEGTERVTVDDASLFLAKFAGGAIGSFEATRMAPGRKNFNRWEINGSKGTLAWCFEDLNTLEYYSTSDPEHARGFRRIIATEGCHPYAGAWWPPGHMMGYDHTFANAAADLVQAIANDKSASPCFLAGAKCVAVLEAVDKSIETGAWASVERIE, from the coding sequence ATGCCTGCGAAAACGTTGAATGTCGCCCTGATCGGTTACAAGTTCATGGGCCGGGCCCACAGTCAGGCGTGGCGGACGGCGAGCCGGTTTTTCGATCTCGCCGCCCAACCGGTGATGAAGGTCGTTTGCGGTCGCGACGCCGCCGCGGTCGGCGAGTTCGCCGACCGGTGGGGTTGGGAGGACTCGGCGACCGACTGGCGCGAGGTCGTCGCCCGTCCCGACGTCGACGTCGTCGACATCTCGACCCCGGGGAGCACGCACTGCGAGATCGCCGTTGCGGCGGCGAAGGCGGGCAAGCACGTCTTCTGCGAAAAGCCGCTGACCTTCACCGTGGCCGAGGCTCGCGAGATGCTTGCCGCCGTGCGGGCCGCGGGGGTGAAGCACATGGTCAACTTCAATTACCGCAAGACGCCCGCGGTGTCGCTCGCCAAGCAGATGATCGCCGCGGGGGAGATTGGCGAGATTCGCCACGCGCGGTTCACCTACCTGCAGGACTGGCTCGTCGATCCCCAGTTTCCGATGAACTGGCGCCTGCGTGCCGATGCGGCCGGCAGCGGGGCCCACGGCGACCTGGGGGCCCACTCGATCGACCTCGCTCGCTACCTGGTCGGCGACATTGCCGAGGCGGTCGGCATGAAAAAGACCTTCGTCACCGAACGCCCCGCCGAGGGGACTTCCTCGGGCCTTACCGCAACGGCCGGCGAAGGGACCGAGCGGGTGACGGTGGACGACGCGTCGCTGTTTCTGGCCAAGTTCGCCGGCGGGGCGATCGGCAGCTTCGAGGCGACCCGCATGGCGCCGGGGCGGAAGAACTTCAACCGGTGGGAGATCAACGGCAGCAAGGGGACGCTTGCCTGGTGCTTCGAGGATCTCAACACGCTGGAGTATTACAGCACGAGCGACCCCGAGCACGCCCGCGGATTCAGACGAATCATCGCCACCGAGGGGTGCCATCCGTACGCCGGCGCTTGGTGGCCGCCGGGGCATATGATGGGTTACGACCACACGTTCGCCAACGCGGCGGCCGACTTGGTGCAAGCAATCGCCAACGACAAAAGCGCCAGTCCCTGCTTCCTCGCCGGGGCCAAATGCGTCGCGGTGCTCGAGGCGGTCGACAAGTCGATCGAAACCGGCGCATGGGCGAGCGTGGAGAGAATTGAATAG
- a CDS encoding glycosyltransferase family 4 protein, with the protein MVSPVHVLHVCDREDAAAGVGELARQLPAARWRTSLVPLGCEPACGVALRRQGVPTTSLAGRSHVDPIMLGRLARLLRRSEPQAIHAWGISALMAATLTRPRSPLVPLATSCDMRDSLPPWGATLVKAVLGQVQRWFAADEATRNWLASCGVERTEIAIVPTPVAPLQQPVGERGELLATWRFPAEARVLATAGDLHPWARFDDAIWCYELVRVLHPAARLVIAGTGPAAEHLRRYADQVSEPGCVVVDERPEALAQALASAEAYWQLGPAAVAPAGMVQAMLAGLPIVASAAPPHREALGPDQTAAKIVRLGNRAEVARATDDLFQSETLREQLGDEARRRAAETFDPARLADQFAAGYETLGMRRWVD; encoded by the coding sequence ATGGTCTCCCCCGTTCATGTGCTGCATGTGTGCGATCGCGAGGACGCGGCGGCCGGGGTCGGCGAGCTGGCTCGGCAACTTCCCGCGGCGCGGTGGAGGACGTCGCTCGTCCCGCTGGGGTGCGAGCCGGCGTGCGGCGTCGCGCTGCGGCGGCAGGGGGTCCCGACGACGTCGCTCGCGGGACGCAGCCATGTCGATCCCATCATGCTCGGGCGGCTTGCCCGATTGCTGCGACGGTCCGAGCCGCAGGCGATCCACGCCTGGGGGATCTCCGCGCTCATGGCGGCGACGCTCACGCGACCCCGCTCGCCGCTCGTGCCGCTGGCGACGTCGTGCGACATGCGCGATTCGCTGCCGCCCTGGGGAGCGACCTTGGTCAAGGCGGTACTGGGGCAGGTGCAACGGTGGTTTGCCGCGGACGAAGCGACGCGAAACTGGCTGGCAAGCTGCGGCGTCGAACGGACGGAGATCGCGATCGTCCCGACGCCCGTCGCGCCGCTGCAACAACCCGTCGGGGAGCGGGGCGAGCTGCTGGCGACGTGGCGATTTCCCGCGGAAGCGCGCGTCCTCGCGACCGCGGGAGACCTGCACCCGTGGGCTCGGTTCGACGATGCGATCTGGTGTTACGAGTTGGTGCGCGTGCTTCACCCCGCGGCGCGGCTGGTGATCGCCGGTACGGGTCCCGCCGCGGAACACCTGCGGCGCTACGCCGATCAGGTGAGCGAACCGGGGTGCGTCGTCGTCGACGAACGGCCCGAAGCCCTGGCTCAAGCGCTGGCCTCTGCGGAGGCGTACTGGCAGCTTGGCCCGGCGGCCGTAGCGCCCGCGGGGATGGTGCAGGCGATGCTCGCGGGATTGCCGATCGTCGCGTCCGCCGCCCCCCCCCACCGCGAGGCCCTGGGCCCCGACCAAACCGCGGCGAAGATCGTGAGGCTGGGAAATCGAGCCGAGGTCGCCCGAGCGACGGACGATTTGTTTCAGAGCGAAACACTGCGCGAGCAACTCGGCGACGAGGCCCGGCGACGGGCGGCCGAGACGTTCGACCCCGCGCGACTGGCGGATCAGTTCGCCGCAGGGTACGAGACGTTGGGCATGAGGCGTTGGGTTGATTAA
- a CDS encoding esterase translates to MNSATGAWTTLTLDGRPCHAYQPPAPSPHGYAVLYLHGEHVTSLAEFPAFGRLFDQFGLRCLCPVAERSWWSDRLCPDFDPAKSAERYLREDILAWLAEHWGVKPPQIALLGTGMGGQGALRLAYKHPNTFPVVAAIAPAVDFHRRLEAGDPTLVQMYRDAEDARQDTATLHIHPLNWPRRQWFCCDPADDAWYDGVDRLRMKLYSLGVLHACDLDTSAGGHSPSYFEHMAPAAVEFLVQSLESERLRMQTSAE, encoded by the coding sequence ATGAACTCCGCAACCGGCGCCTGGACGACGCTCACCCTGGACGGGCGTCCGTGCCATGCCTACCAGCCCCCCGCTCCCTCGCCGCACGGGTATGCGGTGCTCTACCTGCACGGCGAGCATGTGACGTCGCTGGCGGAATTCCCGGCGTTTGGGCGGCTGTTCGACCAGTTCGGACTGCGCTGCCTCTGCCCAGTGGCCGAGCGCAGTTGGTGGAGCGACCGCCTTTGCCCGGATTTCGACCCCGCGAAGTCGGCCGAACGGTACCTCCGCGAGGACATACTGGCCTGGCTTGCCGAGCACTGGGGCGTGAAGCCCCCGCAGATCGCCCTGTTGGGGACGGGCATGGGGGGGCAAGGGGCGTTGCGGCTTGCGTACAAGCATCCCAACACCTTCCCGGTCGTCGCGGCAATCGCCCCGGCGGTCGATTTCCATCGGCGGCTCGAAGCGGGCGACCCGACCCTCGTTCAGATGTACCGGGACGCCGAGGATGCCCGCCAAGACACGGCCACGCTTCACATCCACCCGCTCAACTGGCCCCGTCGACAGTGGTTTTGCTGCGACCCGGCGGACGACGCTTGGTACGACGGCGTCGACCGCTTGCGGATGAAGCTCTACTCGCTCGGCGTGCTGCACGCGTGCGATCTCGACACGTCCGCGGGCGGGCATTCTCCGAGCTACTTCGAGCACATGGCTCCCGCGGCCGTCGAGTTCCTGGTGCAATCACTGGAGAGCGAGCGACTGAGAATGCAAACGTCTGCGGAATAG
- a CDS encoding Hpt domain-containing protein: MSTTMVADAHVIEFDELLDRCLGNLELMERAIEAFVAQFPAELDQVEDALARGCKTEAAAVAHRMKGSASNISATALVTEIANLETASLRSSGDCATQSCSRLRSEWERLLQAIG; this comes from the coding sequence ATGAGCACGACCATGGTGGCCGATGCCCACGTGATAGAGTTTGACGAGCTCTTGGATCGCTGTTTAGGCAATCTGGAACTCATGGAGCGGGCCATCGAGGCGTTCGTCGCCCAGTTTCCCGCCGAGCTCGATCAGGTGGAAGACGCGCTGGCCCGAGGCTGCAAGACCGAGGCGGCCGCCGTCGCTCATCGGATGAAAGGGTCCGCCTCGAACATTTCGGCGACTGCGCTGGTGACGGAAATCGCGAATCTCGAAACGGCCTCGCTCCGCAGCAGCGGAGACTGTGCGACGCAATCGTGCTCGCGACTCCGCTCGGAATGGGAGCGACTGCTGCAAGCCATCGGTTGA
- a CDS encoding response regulator yields the protein MQVLVADDDPISVMMLEGVLTNLGYSVVVAKDGIDAWEKLRRCDCRIVVSDWEMPGMDGLELCRRIRSRDVGSYVYVILLTSRRGSQNLVEGLRAGADDFATKPFDSAELRVRMYVGERIASMESRDLVIFTLAKLAESRDPETGSHLERVREYVRTLGERLATHAKYQSEIDPDFIRMMYLTSPLHDIGKVGIPDNVLLKPGKLTPEEMDCMKQHTIIGGKTLDAALRSHPSASYLRIARDIAWTHHERFDGTGYPSGLAGNQIPLCGRIMAVADVYDALTTKRVYKEAMPHSEAKEIVLAGAGTQFDPVVVEAFLESEIEFLRIKEMMEDFCNPDGGEEIDSPTLANSLN from the coding sequence ATGCAAGTTCTGGTCGCAGACGACGATCCCATCTCGGTGATGATGCTCGAGGGGGTCCTCACAAACCTCGGGTACTCCGTCGTCGTGGCCAAAGACGGCATCGACGCCTGGGAGAAACTGCGCCGTTGCGATTGCCGGATCGTCGTCTCCGATTGGGAGATGCCCGGCATGGACGGCCTGGAGCTGTGCCGCCGAATCCGCAGCCGAGACGTCGGCTCGTACGTTTACGTCATCCTGCTGACCTCGCGTCGCGGATCGCAGAATCTGGTCGAAGGGCTCCGCGCCGGCGCCGACGACTTCGCCACCAAGCCGTTCGATTCCGCCGAGCTTCGGGTGCGCATGTACGTGGGCGAACGGATCGCCTCGATGGAGAGTCGCGATCTCGTGATCTTCACGCTCGCCAAGCTGGCCGAGTCGCGCGATCCGGAAACCGGGTCTCACCTCGAACGGGTCCGCGAGTACGTCCGCACCCTGGGCGAACGCCTGGCGACCCACGCGAAGTACCAAAGCGAGATCGATCCCGACTTCATCCGAATGATGTACCTCACCAGCCCGCTGCACGACATCGGCAAGGTGGGGATCCCCGACAACGTGCTGCTCAAGCCGGGCAAGCTCACCCCCGAAGAAATGGACTGCATGAAGCAGCACACGATCATCGGGGGAAAAACGCTCGACGCGGCCCTCCGCTCGCATCCGTCGGCGTCGTACCTGCGGATCGCGCGGGACATCGCGTGGACGCATCACGAGCGGTTCGACGGCACGGGGTATCCCAGCGGACTTGCCGGGAATCAAATCCCCCTGTGCGGCCGGATCATGGCGGTCGCCGACGTGTACGATGCGCTCACCACGAAGCGGGTCTACAAAGAGGCGATGCCCCACAGCGAGGCCAAAGAGATCGTCCTCGCCGGCGCCGGCACGCAGTTCGACCCCGTCGTCGTCGAGGCGTTCCTCGAGAGCGAAATCGAATTCCTCCGCATCAAAGAAATGATGGAGGATTTCTGCAATCCCGACGGCGGCGAGGAGATCGACTCCCCGACCCTGGCGAACTCGCTCAATTGA
- a CDS encoding methyltransferase domain-containing protein — MSIAYQPEVVENFFAVDVAALTEGLARLESEIDPNEQPTRNARYRELLDLLDQIRSACKQLEGEIGLNDTVLRDVQQRFQEVIAPWFSQSWMMNHARTKPQGYAGDYQMLTTIYEAQPRSSGLGGYLDLFFLDTELGRAVPARKNALQRFLSDEIAAREGDVAVVDIACGPCREFADGIEIPAGKNVRVTFVDYDEDSLSFAERALSPAPEGLAYEFVRYNALRMQAPAKFIAEHGKYDVVYSVGLCDYLNDRQLIAMFKGWREMLKAGGVLYVAFKDMNCYDKTDYQWLVDWFFLEREEEDCRQLFLDAGYKPEELTMERDATGIIMNFAARAVAIERVDAAHVETPRPASVDVATPAETRQLN; from the coding sequence ATGTCCATCGCTTATCAGCCGGAAGTTGTTGAGAATTTCTTTGCAGTCGACGTGGCGGCGTTGACCGAAGGACTTGCTCGGTTGGAGTCGGAGATCGATCCGAACGAGCAACCGACTCGCAACGCTCGCTATCGCGAGTTGCTGGATTTGCTCGACCAGATTCGGTCTGCCTGCAAGCAACTGGAGGGCGAAATCGGCCTGAACGACACCGTGCTTCGGGACGTTCAACAGCGATTTCAGGAGGTGATCGCCCCGTGGTTTTCCCAAAGCTGGATGATGAATCACGCCCGGACGAAGCCTCAAGGCTACGCCGGCGATTATCAAATGCTGACCACGATTTACGAAGCGCAGCCCAGATCGTCCGGCCTGGGCGGTTACCTTGATTTGTTCTTTTTGGATACGGAGCTCGGCCGTGCCGTGCCGGCCCGCAAGAACGCCCTTCAACGGTTCTTGAGCGACGAAATCGCCGCTCGCGAAGGGGACGTGGCGGTCGTCGACATCGCCTGCGGTCCGTGCCGGGAATTTGCCGACGGGATCGAGATTCCCGCCGGCAAGAACGTGCGGGTGACGTTCGTCGACTACGACGAGGACTCGCTGTCGTTTGCCGAACGAGCCCTTTCCCCGGCTCCTGAGGGATTGGCGTACGAGTTCGTCCGCTACAACGCCCTGCGGATGCAGGCCCCGGCGAAGTTCATCGCCGAGCACGGCAAGTACGACGTGGTCTACAGCGTCGGGCTGTGCGACTATCTTAACGACCGGCAGCTGATCGCCATGTTCAAGGGCTGGCGCGAGATGCTCAAGGCCGGGGGCGTTCTGTACGTCGCCTTCAAGGACATGAACTGCTACGACAAGACCGACTATCAATGGCTCGTCGATTGGTTCTTCCTGGAACGCGAGGAAGAGGATTGCCGGCAGTTGTTCCTCGACGCCGGTTACAAGCCGGAAGAATTGACGATGGAGCGCGACGCCACGGGGATCATCATGAACTTCGCGGCCCGCGCCGTCGCGATCGAGCGCGTCGACGCCGCTCACGTCGAGACGCCGCGCCCGGCGAGCGTCGACGTCGCGACTCCGGCGGAGACCCGTCAGCTCAATTGA